A genomic segment from Garra rufa chromosome 5, GarRuf1.0, whole genome shotgun sequence encodes:
- the LOC141334785 gene encoding protein FAM47E: MSFKNGQAENIKFPWFKERLKTKYLRDLRQKQQLSGSLDSRKWRFLSPGLDDFRDGYPTVHKELFTQCKSGPSPAVFGMPNHTCSVKFPQKRLSKNQVCYSKQNPQSQAQREFIDAVEYKLKQHPLALYPHLESAMKPELFDQVLSVLDPDMCTRGELSITSPIKKMEHLEESRAQCEISTLETINPSINIKPQMEKCKEARQRNPYKWQKLKETLGVEDQTASVKHLHSVSQDDDKQMITKLFCEWITSLGGETSDLTESIILDLFKSDYEKKPSLTLLNKTDPNQTPTAKLCSFVKEHCKDQSVKELTQVYNPKRPQAANDPQRALPDITESLDFEEQLSEKDEELKQFYGIQAFREFIINKGVRMPRFLSTIFSEDEQKNWIRDSNTAGSTSSSSSKGRAVH; encoded by the exons ATGTCTTTCAAAAATGGACAGGCGGAAAACATCAAGTTCCCTTG GTTTAAGGAACGGCTAAAGACTAAATATCTCAGGGATCTAAGGCAAAAGCAACAGTTATCTGGGTCGTTAGACAGTCGCAAATGGCGCTTTTTGTCCCCGGGCCTGGATGATTTTAGAGACGGTTACCCAACAGTCCATAAAGAGCTCTTCACCCAGTGTAAGAGTGGACCCTCCCCTGCAGTCTTTGGGATGCCGAATCACACTTGTTCAGTGAAGTTCCCACAGAAGAGACTGAGTAAAAATCAAGTGTGTTACTCAAAGCAGAATCCCCAGAGTCAGGCTCAGCGTGAGTTCATTGACGCTGTCGAGTACAAACTCAAACAACACCCTCTGGCCCTCTATCCTCATCTGGAGAGCGCTATGAAACCTGAG CTATTTGATCAGGTGTTGTCAGTCCTGGATCCTGATATGTGCACGAGAGGAGAATTGTCCATAACCTCTCCAATAAAGAAAATGGAACATCTAGAAGAAAGCAGAGCACAATGTGAAATCTCCACTCTGGAGACTATAAACCCGTCCATCAACATCAA ACCGCAAATGGAGAAATGTAAAGAGGCCAGACAAAGAAATCCTTATAAATGGCAGAAACTCAAAGAAACTTTGGGTGTCGAAGATCAGACGGCGAGTGTTAAACACCTGCACTCTGTATCGCAAGATGACGACAAGCAGATGATTACTAAGCTCTTCTGTGAATGGATTACTTCACTG GGTGGAGAGACCAGTGATCTGACAGAATCAATCATCTTGGATTTGTTTAAGAGCGACTATGAAAAGAAACCCTCCTTGACCTTACTGAACAAGACTGATCCTAATCAAACTCCAACAGCAAAACTCTGCAGCTTTGTGAAGGAACATTGTAAAGACCAGAGTGTTAAAGAGCTAACCCAG GTCTATAACCCCAAGAGACCCCAGGCTGCCAATGATCCTCAAAGAGCCCTGCCAGATATCACAGAAAGCCTTGACTTTGAGGAACAGCTGAGCGAGAAG GATGAGGAGCTGAAGCAGTTTTACGGCATTCAGGCATTCAGAGAGTTCATTATCAACAAGGGAGTGAGAATGCCAAGG TTTCTCAGCACTATCTTCTCTGAGGATGAACAGAAGAACTGGATCAGAGACTCAAACACCGCAGGCtccacatcatcatcatcatctaaaGGGAGAGCTGTCCATTAA